The Chryseobacterium aureum genome contains a region encoding:
- a CDS encoding Gfo/Idh/MocA family oxidoreductase: MQLVKAGLCAFGMSGKVFHAPFLKEHPGFYISAVVERSKEDSKEKYPEATIYRSVEEMLQDADVELVIINTPVQTHYEYAKKALEAGKNIIVEKPFTVDVSEAEELVQLAEEKGLFLSVYQNRRFDRDYLQVQKLLNDKTIGNIKEAEIRFDRFRTTPSGKQHKESPEQAGSGSLHDLGAHLVDQAVQYFGYPEKLFADVFSMKGKEFANDYFEILLFYKDDLRVRLKTSVFSKEDHYAYTIHGDRGSFLQERTDNQENELVAGAIPEYGKEWTQPLQESDGILNFLNENSETERMLTSSEAGNYMDYYQKIYEHIVFGYALPSPGKEIIQNMKIIDASLQSAKEERIIQL, translated from the coding sequence ATGCAATTGGTAAAAGCAGGGCTTTGTGCCTTTGGAATGAGTGGAAAAGTGTTCCATGCTCCTTTTTTAAAGGAACATCCGGGATTCTACATTTCTGCTGTGGTAGAAAGAAGTAAGGAAGATTCAAAAGAAAAATATCCGGAAGCAACGATTTACCGTTCTGTAGAAGAAATGCTTCAGGATGCAGATGTAGAGCTGGTGATCATTAATACTCCGGTTCAGACCCATTATGAATATGCGAAAAAAGCGCTGGAGGCCGGGAAAAATATTATTGTGGAAAAGCCTTTTACGGTAGATGTTTCTGAAGCGGAAGAGCTGGTGCAGTTGGCTGAAGAAAAAGGACTGTTCCTGAGTGTTTATCAGAACAGAAGATTTGACCGTGATTATTTACAGGTTCAAAAGCTGTTAAATGATAAAACAATAGGAAACATTAAAGAAGCTGAGATCCGTTTTGACAGATTCCGTACCACACCCAGTGGAAAACAGCATAAGGAAAGTCCGGAACAGGCGGGTTCAGGTTCACTTCATGATCTGGGAGCCCATCTTGTGGATCAGGCCGTACAATATTTTGGATATCCTGAAAAATTGTTTGCAGACGTATTTTCCATGAAAGGAAAAGAATTTGCCAACGATTATTTTGAAATCCTCCTTTTCTATAAGGATGATCTGAGAGTGAGACTAAAAACATCGGTTTTCAGTAAAGAAGACCATTATGCTTACACGATTCATGGTGACAGGGGAAGTTTCTTACAGGAAAGAACAGATAACCAGGAAAATGAACTGGTGGCAGGTGCTATCCCTGAATATGGGAAAGAATGGACACAGCCATTACAAGAATCGGATGGGATTCTAAACTTCCTGAATGAAAATTCCGAAACAGAAAGAATGCTGACTTCCAGTGAAGCAGGAAATTATATGGACTACTACCAGAAGATTTATGAACATATCGTTTTCGGATATGCTTTGCCGTCTCCGGGAAAAGAAATTATTCAGAATATGAAAATCATTGATGCTTCTCTGCAAAGTGCAAAAGAAGAAAGAATCATTCAATTATAA